Genomic DNA from Gaiellales bacterium:
CCGCCCATCGGAGCCTTCTCCTTCTCCGGGGCCTCGGCGACAACAGCCTCGGTGGTGAGGATGTTCTTGCCGATGGAAGCAGCGTTCTGCAGCGCGGAGCGCGTGACCATGGCCGGGTCGATGATGCCCGACTTGACCATGTCCACGACCTCGCCCGAGTCGACGTTGAGGCCGAAGCCGGCCTTGGCCGACCGCACCTCGTTGACGACGACTGAGCCCTCCAGGCCGGCGTTCTCGGCCAGCTGGCGGAGCGGCTCCTCGAGCGCGCGCTCGATGATGTGGGCGCCGGTCTTCTCGTCGCCCTCGAGCTTCGAGGCGCCGACGGCCTTGATGGCGTGCAGCAGGGCCACGCCACCGCCCGGGACGATGCCCTCCTCGAGGGCGGCCCGGGTGGCCTGCAGCGCGTCCTCGACGCGGTGCTTCTTCTCCTTCATCTCGGTCTCGGTGGCAGCGCCGACCTTGACCACCGCAACGCCGCCGGCCAGCTTGGCCAGCCGCTCCTGCAGCTTCTCGCGGTCGAAGTCGGAGTCCGTGGACTCGATCTCGGCCTTGATCTGCTTGATGCGGCCCTTGATCGCCTCGCTGTCGCCGGCACCGTCGATGATGGTGGTCGCGTCCTTGTCGACGACGACCTTGCGGGCCTTGCCGAGCTGGGCGAGCGTGGTGTTCTCGAGCTTGAGGCCCATGTCCTCGGTGATGACCTCGCCACCCGTGAGGATGCCGATGTCCTCGAGCATGCGCTTGCGGCGGTCACCGAAGCCCGGCGCCTTGACGGCGACGGCGGTGAAGGTGCCGCGGAGCTTGTTGACGACGACCGTGGCGAGCGACTCGCCCTCGACGTCCTCGGCCACGATCAGCAGCGGCCGGCCGTTCTGGATGACCTGCTCGAGCACGGGCAGGAGGTCCTTCACGGCGCCGATCTTCGAGTTGGCGATGAGGATGTACGGGTCGTCCAGCACCGCCTCCATGCGCTCGGAGTCGGTGATCATGTACGGGGACAGGTAGCCCTTGTCGAACTGCATGCCCTCGGTGAACTCGAGCTCGAGGCCAAAGGTCTGGCCCTCCTCGACGTTCACGACGCCGTCCTTGCCGACCTTCTCGATCGCGTCGGCGATGACGTCGCCGATCTCGCGGTCGCGGGCCGAGATCGTGGCGACCCGGGCGATGTCCTCCTTGCCCGAGATCTCCTTCGACTGGCTCTTGATGTCCTTGACGACAGCCTCGACGGCGGTCTCGATGCCGCGCTTGAGCGCCATCGGGTTGGCGCCGGCCGAGACGTTCTTCAGCCCCTCCCGGACGATCGCCTGCGCGAGCACGGTCGCCGTGGTGGTGCCGTCGCCGGCGACGTCGTTGGTCGCCGTGGCGACCTCGCGCACGAGCTGTGCGCCCTGGTTCTCGAAGACGTCCTCGACCTCGATCTCACGCGCGATCGTGACGCCGTCGTTGGTGATGGTGGGCGCGCCGAACTTCTTGTCCAGCACGACGTAGCGGCCCTTGGGG
This window encodes:
- the groL gene encoding chaperonin GroEL (60 kDa chaperone family; promotes refolding of misfolded polypeptides especially under stressful conditions; forms two stacked rings of heptamers to form a barrel-shaped 14mer; ends can be capped by GroES; misfolded proteins enter the barrel where they are refolded when GroES binds) codes for the protein MAHKELKFNEEARRSLQRGVDTLADAVKVTLGPKGRYVVLDKKFGAPTITNDGVTIAREIEVEDVFENQGAQLVREVATATNDVAGDGTTTATVLAQAIVREGLKNVSAGANPMALKRGIETAVEAVVKDIKSQSKEISGKEDIARVATISARDREIGDVIADAIEKVGKDGVVNVEEGQTFGLELEFTEGMQFDKGYLSPYMITDSERMEAVLDDPYILIANSKIGAVKDLLPVLEQVIQNGRPLLIVAEDVEGESLATVVVNKLRGTFTAVAVKAPGFGDRRKRMLEDIGILTGGEVITEDMGLKLENTTLAQLGKARKVVVDKDATTIIDGAGDSEAIKGRIKQIKAEIESTDSDFDREKLQERLAKLAGGVAVVKVGAATETEMKEKKHRVEDALQATRAALEEGIVPGGGVALLHAIKAVGASKLEGDEKTGAHIIERALEEPLRQLAENAGLEGSVVVNEVRSAKAGFGLNVDSGEVVDMVKSGIIDPAMVTRSALQNAASIGKNILTTEAVVAEAPEKEKAPMGGGMPDMM